A region from the Achromobacter seleniivolatilans genome encodes:
- the dapE gene encoding succinyl-diaminopimelate desuccinylase encodes MSTSAVLDLVKDLIARPSVTPADEDCQTALAARLERIGFKCETIAQGGVTNLWARRGSAAPLTVFAGHTDVVPPGPLAKWDSDPFVPTERDGWLYGRGAADMKSSIAAFVVAAEEFVAAHPQHDGSIALLITSDEEGPSIDGTAIVCDALKARGEKLDYCIVGEPTSGDVLGDTCKNGRRGSLSGKLTVKGIQGHVAYPHLARNPVHQLSPALAEIVNIEWDQGNEYFPPTTFQVSNLNSGTGATNVVPGEAVALFNFRFSTASTPESLKARVHAVLDKHGLEYDLDWELGGEPFLTPRGSLTDALVQAIHAETGVTAELSTTGGTSDGRFIAKICPQVIEFGPGNATIHKVNERVEVASLNPLKNIYRRTLENLLLPK; translated from the coding sequence ATGAGCACGTCAGCCGTACTGGATCTGGTCAAAGACCTGATCGCCCGCCCGTCGGTCACCCCGGCGGATGAAGACTGCCAGACGGCGCTTGCCGCCCGGCTGGAACGCATTGGCTTCAAGTGCGAGACCATCGCACAGGGTGGCGTCACCAATCTGTGGGCCAGGCGCGGAAGCGCCGCGCCGCTGACCGTTTTTGCCGGTCACACTGATGTGGTGCCGCCGGGTCCGCTCGCAAAGTGGGACAGCGACCCGTTCGTGCCCACGGAGCGGGACGGCTGGCTGTACGGCCGCGGTGCGGCCGACATGAAGAGCTCGATCGCTGCTTTCGTGGTGGCGGCCGAGGAATTCGTGGCGGCCCATCCGCAACATGATGGCTCGATCGCGCTCTTGATCACATCCGACGAAGAAGGTCCGTCCATCGACGGAACCGCCATCGTCTGCGATGCGTTGAAAGCGCGCGGCGAAAAGCTGGACTACTGCATCGTCGGCGAACCCACGTCCGGCGATGTGCTGGGTGATACCTGCAAGAACGGCCGCCGCGGCTCGCTGTCAGGCAAGCTGACGGTCAAGGGCATTCAAGGCCACGTGGCGTACCCGCACCTGGCGCGCAACCCGGTCCATCAGTTGTCGCCTGCGCTGGCCGAGATCGTCAACATTGAATGGGATCAGGGCAACGAATACTTCCCGCCCACAACGTTCCAGGTGTCCAACCTGAACTCGGGCACGGGCGCCACAAACGTGGTGCCTGGCGAAGCCGTAGCACTGTTCAACTTCCGTTTCTCGACGGCCAGCACGCCGGAAAGCCTGAAGGCTCGTGTACACGCTGTGCTGGACAAGCACGGTCTGGAATACGACTTGGATTGGGAACTGGGCGGCGAGCCCTTCCTGACCCCGCGCGGATCGTTGACGGATGCGTTGGTGCAGGCCATTCACGCCGAAACCGGCGTGACCGCCGAACTGTCCACCACGGGTGGCACGTCCGACGGCCGCTTCATCGCCAAGATCTGTCCGCAGGTAATCGAGTTCGGACCCGGCAACGCTACGATCCACAAGGTCAACGAGCGTGTCGAAGTGGCCTCGCTGAATCCG
- the dapD gene encoding 2,3,4,5-tetrahydropyridine-2,6-dicarboxylate N-succinyltransferase, translating into MTLDLQTTIEKAWDDRANLSPTDASAEVREAVEHTIDGLDLGRLRVAEKIDADWVVHQWIKKAVLLSFRLNDNAIMGQAPLQFYDKVPLKFSEYGDNAFKQGGYRVVPPAVARRGAFIGRNVVLMPSYVNIGAYVDEGTMVDTWATVGSCAQIGKNVHLSGGVGIGGVLEPLQANPTIIEDNCFIGARSEVVEGVVVEENSVLAMGVFLSQSTKIFDRATGKITYGRVPSGSVVVPGSLPSADGSHSLACAVIVKRVDAQTRAKTSINDLLRA; encoded by the coding sequence ATGACTCTCGACTTGCAGACCACCATCGAAAAAGCCTGGGATGACCGGGCCAACCTGTCGCCCACCGATGCCAGCGCCGAAGTGCGTGAAGCGGTGGAACACACCATCGACGGCCTGGATCTGGGCCGCCTGCGCGTCGCTGAAAAAATCGACGCTGACTGGGTCGTACACCAGTGGATTAAAAAGGCCGTGCTGCTGTCGTTCCGTCTGAACGACAACGCCATCATGGGCCAGGCTCCGCTGCAGTTCTACGACAAGGTGCCGCTCAAGTTCTCGGAATACGGCGACAACGCCTTCAAGCAAGGCGGCTACCGCGTGGTGCCGCCCGCCGTCGCCCGCCGCGGCGCCTTCATCGGCCGCAATGTGGTGCTGATGCCCTCCTACGTGAACATCGGCGCCTACGTCGACGAAGGCACCATGGTTGACACCTGGGCCACCGTCGGTTCGTGCGCGCAGATCGGCAAGAACGTCCACCTGTCGGGCGGCGTGGGCATCGGCGGCGTGCTGGAACCCCTGCAAGCCAACCCCACCATCATTGAAGACAACTGCTTCATCGGCGCCCGTTCGGAAGTCGTGGAAGGCGTGGTCGTGGAAGAAAACTCGGTGTTGGCCATGGGCGTGTTCCTGTCGCAAAGCACCAAGATTTTTGACCGTGCCACGGGCAAGATCACCTATGGCCGCGTGCCCTCGGGTTCGGTCGTGGTTCCGGGTTCGCTGCCGTCGGCCGATGGCTCGCACAGCCTGGCTTGCGCCGTCATCGTCAAGCGTGTCGACGCGCAAACGCGCGCCAAGACCAGCATCAATGATTTGCTGAGGGCGTAA
- the dapC gene encoding succinyldiaminopimelate transaminase, translating to MNPRLDALHPYPFEKLRALLASASSQPDGLTPINLSIGEPKHASPERIAQAIRDHMDGLSVYPSTKGDPALRQAISAWLARRYSIPAPDADTQVLPALGSREALFAFTQTVIDPAADSVVICPNPFYQIYEGATVLAGATPYFVNADPLRNFAGDWNRVPAEVWKKTRLVFVCSPGNPAGNVMSLDEWETLFELSDRYGFVIASDECYSEIYLDEGNPPLGGLQAARRLGRDDYRNLVAFSSLSKRSNVPGLRSGFVAGDAALIGRFLLYRTYHGSAMSPLVSAASVAAWTDEAHVKDNRRLYREKFDAVVPILQNVLDVSRPQASFYLWAATPGPDTAFARDLYGRTGVTVLPGSFLAREAHGVNPGQGRIRIALVAPLADCVQAAERIAHFVHTSV from the coding sequence ATGAATCCGCGCCTCGATGCTTTACACCCCTATCCGTTCGAAAAACTGCGGGCGTTGCTGGCTTCTGCCAGCTCGCAGCCGGACGGTCTGACGCCCATCAATTTGTCGATTGGCGAGCCTAAACACGCCTCGCCCGAACGCATCGCGCAAGCGATACGGGACCATATGGACGGGCTGTCGGTCTATCCGTCCACCAAGGGTGATCCGGCTTTGCGGCAGGCGATCTCGGCTTGGCTGGCGCGCCGCTACAGCATTCCCGCACCGGATGCTGATACCCAGGTGCTGCCGGCGCTGGGTTCGCGTGAGGCCCTGTTTGCGTTTACGCAGACGGTGATCGACCCCGCTGCGGATTCGGTCGTTATCTGCCCCAATCCGTTCTATCAGATCTACGAAGGCGCCACGGTGCTGGCGGGCGCCACGCCCTACTTCGTTAACGCCGATCCGTTACGCAACTTTGCGGGCGATTGGAACAGGGTGCCGGCCGAGGTCTGGAAAAAAACGCGGCTGGTATTCGTTTGCTCGCCCGGCAACCCGGCGGGCAACGTGATGTCGTTGGACGAATGGGAAACGCTGTTCGAACTGTCCGACCGATACGGTTTTGTCATCGCGTCGGACGAGTGCTATTCCGAAATTTATCTGGACGAAGGCAATCCTCCCTTGGGAGGCCTTCAGGCCGCGCGCCGCCTGGGCCGGGACGACTACCGGAACCTTGTGGCGTTCTCCAGCCTGTCCAAGCGATCCAACGTGCCGGGGCTGCGTTCCGGCTTTGTGGCGGGCGATGCGGCGCTGATTGGCCGCTTCCTGCTGTATCGCACGTATCATGGCAGTGCGATGAGTCCGCTGGTGTCTGCGGCAAGCGTCGCAGCATGGACGGACGAGGCCCACGTGAAGGACAACCGCCGCCTGTACCGTGAGAAATTCGACGCGGTCGTGCCCATCCTGCAAAACGTGCTGGATGTGTCACGCCCGCAAGCATCTTTTTACCTGTGGGCGGCCACGCCCGGACCCGATACGGCGTTCGCCCGCGACCTTTATGGGCGCACCGGTGTTACCGTTCTGCCGGGCAGTTTCCTGGCCCGGGAGGCGCATGGCGTAAATCCCGGCCAGGGCCGCATCCGTATTGCTTTGGTGGCGCCATTGGCTGACTGCGTGCAGGCAGCCGAGCGCATCGCCCATTTTGTACACACTTCTGTTTGA
- a CDS encoding RNase A-like domain-containing protein, protein MDEESSISIVLTPVQLAAILQGESVNSETTLSNRLWGGLKLAGGVAEMIGGAALCAVPEPTGATKVGCVVLGGHGIDTASTGLQEVWTGKQISSLTDRGFAELATRLGATPGSGLAVGIAAEIGVPIGFAGAIKAARVSSIVAGRISLSRHEAAVAGGIGGHTLGKHVGKTRAYLEARLRANPNLPAASTFHSVADAEHAVNALMRREAARVEDWAAMTSGSQKLTLYGSVSGDIGVVLNRGASEVVKGTELVLVLKRQAYNGMPYFILTAYLD, encoded by the coding sequence ATGGACGAGGAATCAAGCATTAGCATTGTGCTCACGCCCGTGCAGTTGGCGGCGATACTGCAAGGTGAGTCGGTTAACAGCGAGACGACGCTCTCGAATCGCTTGTGGGGCGGTTTAAAACTAGCTGGCGGCGTAGCGGAAATGATCGGTGGCGCCGCGTTATGCGCTGTGCCGGAGCCAACTGGTGCCACGAAGGTCGGCTGCGTGGTTTTGGGTGGCCACGGCATAGATACAGCGTCGACAGGGCTGCAAGAGGTCTGGACCGGGAAACAAATAAGTTCGCTGACAGACAGGGGCTTTGCGGAACTCGCCACTAGGCTCGGTGCGACACCTGGTTCAGGTCTGGCGGTGGGCATAGCCGCCGAGATAGGCGTGCCAATCGGGTTTGCGGGGGCGATCAAGGCGGCAAGGGTGTCAAGCATTGTTGCCGGTCGGATATCCCTGTCGAGGCATGAGGCCGCGGTAGCCGGTGGAATCGGGGGGCATACTCTTGGAAAGCATGTCGGAAAGACAAGGGCCTATCTTGAAGCACGTTTGCGGGCAAATCCAAATCTGCCGGCTGCGTCAACTTTTCATTCGGTCGCAGATGCAGAGCATGCCGTAAACGCGCTTATGCGTCGGGAAGCGGCACGAGTAGAAGATTGGGCTGCGATGACCTCCGGCAGTCAAAAATTAACTCTTTACGGATCTGTGTCTGGTGATATCGGAGTTGTGCTCAACCGCGGCGCTTCTGAAGTAGTAAAGGGAACGGAGCTTGTGCTTGTGCTGAAAAGGCAAGCCTACAATGGCATGCCGTATTTCATTTTGACTGCGTATTTGGACTGA
- a CDS encoding contact-dependent growth inhibition system immunity protein: MNIVRGQYPELEQFMGGWFHQDWVDTGETIAEIVQDYKSGSNAETVHKVCLEMNAFLANYGANSDAAFRQLWKSIDPATLGHTAASFFDEVKRILNS; encoded by the coding sequence ATGAACATTGTTCGTGGCCAATATCCCGAACTTGAGCAATTTATGGGTGGTTGGTTTCATCAGGACTGGGTTGACACTGGTGAAACCATCGCGGAAATTGTTCAGGATTACAAGAGCGGGTCTAACGCGGAGACTGTCCATAAGGTGTGTTTAGAAATGAACGCCTTTCTCGCGAACTATGGTGCAAATTCCGATGCGGCTTTTAGGCAACTTTGGAAATCGATCGACCCGGCAACTTTGGGGCACACCGCCGCTTCGTTTTTTGACGAGGTTAAGCGGATTCTGAATAGCTAA
- a CDS encoding DUF3239 domain-containing protein has product MEQHSLETVGPDVFRVGSGPIRNGSAAERHLEFKIDIAHARRYNQSRKEARKTISAMIVMALGLIAAASYLLSSSSAGAMVFGALTACLGLTILVIAGYVATQNRPQGYLDRGVLNPAIVCAAEKGQIFLLTLGGIGLYDKVWAVFITRVKDLPGHRNAVGERIPVTCVFTGTDGARYQGVGVSPIAWGTSSAKVLQGAVQGIDESEWQALDRLRYQVVLDTDYAAMGAKGIQVLNQAQVERLGLK; this is encoded by the coding sequence ATGGAACAACACAGCTTGGAGACGGTGGGACCAGACGTTTTTCGGGTGGGGTCAGGACCGATCAGGAATGGGAGCGCAGCAGAGCGTCATCTGGAATTCAAGATCGACATCGCGCATGCTCGCCGCTACAACCAGAGCCGAAAAGAAGCGCGCAAGACAATTTCGGCGATGATCGTCATGGCCCTGGGTTTGATCGCGGCGGCGTCCTATCTGCTCTCATCGTCGTCTGCAGGGGCGATGGTGTTCGGGGCCCTAACGGCTTGCCTTGGTCTTACGATCCTGGTGATCGCAGGGTATGTAGCTACCCAGAACCGTCCGCAAGGGTATCTTGATCGCGGCGTGCTGAATCCGGCAATCGTATGCGCGGCGGAGAAGGGTCAGATTTTCCTATTGACGTTGGGCGGGATTGGTCTTTACGACAAAGTGTGGGCCGTGTTCATCACTAGGGTTAAGGATCTGCCTGGTCATCGAAATGCCGTGGGAGAGCGCATCCCGGTGACGTGTGTGTTCACCGGCACCGACGGCGCGCGCTACCAGGGTGTGGGTGTCAGCCCGATCGCTTGGGGGACTTCATCCGCCAAGGTGCTTCAAGGAGCCGTGCAGGGAATTGATGAATCAGAGTGGCAAGCGCTGGATCGTTTGCGCTACCAAGTGGTGCTGGATACAGACTACGCGGCAATGGGGGCTAAAGGAATTCAAGTGCTGAACCAAGCGCAGGTCGAAAGGTTGGGTTTGAAGTGA
- a CDS encoding toluene tolerance protein, which produces MRLISDQELSTMSTENKRRRHQELDKKLVVAESRGWACAHRIQASRAKVHDAILMDVKLGRDVEDKTQKRRDRIKVKN; this is translated from the coding sequence ATGCGTTTAATCAGCGATCAAGAACTCAGCACGATGTCCACGGAAAACAAGCGGCGCCGGCATCAAGAGCTGGACAAAAAACTGGTTGTGGCCGAAAGCCGCGGATGGGCATGCGCACATCGCATTCAAGCCAGCCGCGCCAAGGTCCATGACGCCATCCTGATGGATGTAAAACTGGGCAGAGACGTCGAAGACAAGACGCAAAAGCGCCGCGACAGGATCAAGGTTAAAAACTAA
- a CDS encoding MFS transporter, which translates to MQSSTVKIRGIDDVIAFIDSRPGITGRAGLIWWLALGGLFLDAFANSALSAGLGPMTRDLGLKAGQVALMTSFAAWVAIAFNPIGGWMADRWGRIRPLIIAKLLAVIGAVLVMFAPTFEVILVGRFFVGAAYGIDFAIAMAVLAEFTPVKFKSRLNTWQGMWYTAVCTNLLLAMLFFSWDVGDSIWRYSVAATAIFAVVILVLQMSYMVESPIWLARKERVEQAALAMTRIYGQPFVAAPVHERVPVINQAKRGLANVLLIFRGVYLPRTILAATVQIGQSIQYFAVGWYLPLISAALFGKDFIYATIGALVFNVFGIFGGFMSPYIGRKLGLRRASAFGFAVVFVILLILGTFHGKMPLWLAVVLPSLFILFHSGGPGANGKSLSSLSFRSELRAGANGIIGALGSTGAAIGLLVFPIFRESYGLEKTFLILSVVPLIASIICFVIKWDPTRTTINPDSETGAPQFKDDDALATLDPAIGKASR; encoded by the coding sequence GTGCAATCATCGACCGTAAAAATACGTGGCATCGACGATGTCATCGCTTTTATCGATTCACGCCCGGGAATTACCGGCCGAGCCGGCCTGATCTGGTGGCTCGCGCTGGGCGGATTGTTCCTGGACGCTTTCGCAAATTCAGCATTGAGCGCGGGCCTGGGCCCGATGACGCGAGACTTGGGCCTGAAGGCCGGGCAGGTCGCGCTGATGACATCATTCGCCGCCTGGGTAGCCATTGCCTTCAATCCAATTGGCGGTTGGATGGCTGATCGTTGGGGGCGCATTCGACCTTTGATCATTGCCAAGCTTCTGGCCGTCATTGGCGCGGTGCTGGTGATGTTTGCGCCCACCTTTGAAGTGATCCTGGTCGGGCGCTTTTTTGTCGGCGCGGCCTACGGTATCGACTTTGCCATTGCCATGGCCGTACTGGCGGAATTCACGCCCGTTAAGTTCAAGAGCCGGCTCAATACCTGGCAAGGCATGTGGTACACGGCCGTGTGCACGAACCTGCTGCTGGCCATGCTGTTTTTCTCGTGGGATGTGGGCGATTCGATCTGGCGCTATTCCGTCGCAGCCACGGCCATTTTTGCAGTCGTTATTCTGGTGCTGCAAATGAGCTACATGGTGGAAAGCCCGATCTGGCTGGCGCGCAAGGAACGGGTGGAGCAGGCTGCGCTGGCGATGACGCGGATTTACGGCCAGCCATTTGTTGCGGCGCCCGTGCATGAGCGTGTGCCCGTCATCAATCAGGCAAAACGCGGTCTGGCCAACGTGCTGCTGATTTTTCGGGGCGTGTATCTGCCGCGCACGATTCTGGCGGCGACCGTGCAAATTGGCCAGTCGATTCAGTACTTTGCCGTGGGCTGGTACCTGCCCTTGATCAGTGCAGCGCTGTTCGGTAAGGACTTCATCTACGCGACTATTGGCGCGCTGGTGTTCAACGTCTTTGGGATCTTCGGTGGATTTATGTCGCCCTACATCGGGCGCAAACTGGGTCTGCGCCGCGCCTCTGCGTTTGGTTTTGCAGTGGTGTTCGTGATCTTGCTTATCCTGGGAACCTTCCACGGCAAGATGCCGCTGTGGCTGGCGGTGGTGTTGCCGTCGCTGTTCATCCTGTTCCACTCCGGCGGCCCCGGCGCCAATGGCAAGAGCTTGTCGTCGTTGTCGTTCCGCAGTGAACTGCGCGCAGGCGCCAACGGCATCATCGGAGCGCTGGGGTCCACCGGCGCGGCAATTGGCCTGCTGGTGTTCCCCATCTTCCGTGAGAGCTACGGCCTGGAGAAAACCTTTCTGATCCTGTCTGTCGTCCCGCTGATCGCCAGCATTATCTGCTTTGTGATCAAGTGGGACCCCACTCGCACCACCATCAATCCCGACAGCGAGACTGGCGCGCCGCAGTTCAAGGACGATGACGCGCTGGCCACACTGGACCCCGCCATTGGGAAAGCCTCGCGATGA
- a CDS encoding FGGY family carbohydrate kinase, which translates to MTTNNVILAIDEGTSGTRAATVSADGHVSCLEYLTLHVETPRPGVVEQDANEILEKTISVCRATIAQAQQAGQHIAALALATQRATAVLWDTQTGVALVPAMVWQDTRFVDELDRLAPEWDERLLDRVGRPVGVRSLYLWAARHLRDTPQVADAWREKRLAFGTVDTWLLWHFSQRRDIVTTPTNATSSGAYVLADHRYYLEWVQELGFPFELLPALRQDADDFGRTRSDLLGIDVPILASAGDQHAGAIGLGCLDRGQAMCVHGTGSFVDLIIGPEAPSNSGLSEGALTMTARRQQGVSHFAVETFVATTGSALNWVCEKLKWFKDAREISALAATVTSSQGVTFVPALTGLRVPRMEAGARASLTGVSMATTQAEVAYAILEGIAHSVASCIEADEAVSGVRVSELVVGGGLSCSDPLLQIQADLIGIPIRRMQESDRASLRGIAYLAGSSGLLWPSLHEACKTIVTDAVFTPAGNADERAMRRTLWHARVGSELGHVDQFKREKEEALHK; encoded by the coding sequence ATGACAACAAACAATGTGATTCTGGCCATAGACGAGGGCACGTCCGGCACGCGGGCAGCGACCGTGTCGGCCGACGGTCATGTGTCCTGCCTGGAATACCTGACGCTGCATGTCGAAACGCCCAGGCCCGGGGTGGTCGAGCAGGACGCCAACGAGATTCTTGAAAAGACGATCAGCGTTTGCCGCGCCACCATTGCTCAGGCGCAACAAGCGGGCCAACACATCGCCGCCTTGGCTTTGGCGACGCAGCGGGCCACCGCCGTGTTGTGGGATACGCAGACCGGAGTGGCGCTCGTGCCTGCGATGGTCTGGCAAGACACCCGCTTCGTGGACGAGTTGGACCGGCTGGCGCCGGAGTGGGACGAACGGCTGCTGGATAGGGTTGGCCGCCCGGTGGGTGTGCGATCGCTGTATCTGTGGGCGGCGCGTCATTTGCGCGATACGCCGCAGGTCGCGGATGCCTGGCGTGAGAAGCGCCTGGCGTTTGGAACGGTTGATACCTGGCTGCTATGGCATTTTTCGCAGCGGCGCGACATTGTGACCACGCCTACCAACGCCACGTCTTCAGGCGCCTATGTGCTGGCGGATCACCGCTATTACCTGGAATGGGTGCAGGAACTGGGCTTCCCGTTCGAACTGTTGCCCGCCTTGCGCCAGGATGCGGACGATTTCGGCCGGACCCGTTCAGACCTGCTGGGCATCGACGTGCCGATTCTGGCTTCGGCGGGCGATCAGCATGCGGGAGCGATCGGGCTGGGTTGCCTGGACCGTGGGCAGGCGATGTGCGTGCATGGCACCGGCAGCTTTGTAGATCTGATCATCGGACCCGAGGCACCCTCGAATTCGGGCTTGTCTGAAGGGGCGCTGACCATGACGGCGCGGCGGCAGCAGGGCGTGTCGCATTTTGCCGTCGAGACCTTTGTGGCCACAACCGGTTCCGCATTGAATTGGGTTTGCGAAAAGCTGAAGTGGTTCAAGGATGCACGAGAAATCAGCGCCTTGGCGGCTACGGTGACGTCGTCGCAAGGCGTGACGTTTGTGCCGGCGTTGACTGGCTTGCGAGTGCCGCGCATGGAAGCGGGCGCGCGCGCTTCGCTGACTGGGGTGTCGATGGCCACGACCCAAGCAGAAGTGGCCTACGCCATTCTGGAAGGCATTGCGCATTCGGTGGCCAGTTGCATCGAGGCGGATGAAGCCGTGTCGGGCGTTCGCGTGTCTGAACTGGTGGTGGGCGGCGGGCTGTCGTGCAGCGATCCCTTGCTGCAAATCCAGGCGGACCTGATCGGCATACCCATACGCCGCATGCAGGAGTCCGATCGGGCCAGCCTGCGCGGCATTGCCTATCTGGCGGGTTCGTCGGGGCTGCTGTGGCCATCCTTGCACGAGGCCTGCAAAACCATCGTGACCGATGCGGTATTCACGCCGGCCGGGAATGCGGACGAGCGCGCCATGCGGCGGACCTTGTGGCATGCCCGCGTGGGCTCCGAGCTGGGCCATGTCGATCAATTCAAGCGGGAAAAAGAGGAGGCATTGCACAAATGA
- a CDS encoding glycerol-3-phosphate dehydrogenase/oxidase codes for MIGWLSRKPRKDRADMTSTEPLRLMRQEQLDRLGSEQYDMIIVGGGITGVYAALDASLRGYRVAVIEKDDFASGTSSKSSKMVHGGLRYIEQGNLGLVRHSLHERQRLRRNARHLVQRLPFLFPILERDGVFDKRLSKAFESLLWTYDMAGGWREGILHQKLTAAEVLSHCPTFKEEGLLGGFLYFDARVDDARLTLAVARTAAFHGATVINHAKAIEVTRNPHGKVDGVIVQAGQQEIRARAGVVIMATGVWLRDWNGAKKGDEPALHVRPAKGVHVAVPWLKVRNDCTVTIPVPGRSRRATITRWGNVSYLGTTDEDYEGDLDDVYCTRRELDFLLEGARSALKTDLHAEDVVGSIAGCRPLVGPPGGKTLEIKRNHEIRVAEDGLVTIVGGKLTTSRHMAEQTIDAAQQVIGQRNPCQTKKAYILGAAGYDPQAIVASGGMSAHLGERYGTEARFVSDLMQASPALLTPIVEGLPYTEAEVLYAARHELAGTVEDVLSRRMRTRLMARDASANAAARVGQILQAELGLAPSTITQQVNDYLAAIKHEKSVLMGDKE; via the coding sequence ATGATCGGGTGGCTATCCAGAAAGCCCAGGAAGGACCGGGCCGATATGACGAGCACCGAACCATTACGTCTGATGCGGCAAGAGCAATTGGACAGGTTGGGCAGCGAGCAGTACGACATGATTATTGTGGGAGGCGGTATTACTGGCGTGTATGCGGCGCTGGATGCCAGCTTGCGCGGCTATCGGGTGGCAGTGATTGAGAAAGACGATTTTGCATCGGGTACATCGTCGAAGTCGTCGAAGATGGTGCATGGCGGACTGCGCTACATCGAACAGGGCAACCTGGGTCTGGTGCGGCATTCTTTGCACGAGCGCCAGCGTCTGCGGCGCAATGCGCGTCATCTTGTGCAGCGCCTGCCGTTCCTGTTTCCGATCCTTGAGCGGGACGGCGTGTTCGACAAGCGCCTGTCCAAGGCCTTTGAAAGCCTGCTCTGGACGTACGACATGGCGGGCGGGTGGCGGGAAGGCATCCTGCATCAGAAACTGACGGCGGCGGAAGTGCTGTCGCATTGCCCGACTTTCAAAGAAGAAGGCCTCTTGGGCGGCTTTCTGTATTTCGACGCCCGAGTGGATGACGCGCGCCTTACCTTGGCCGTTGCACGCACGGCCGCGTTTCACGGCGCCACCGTCATCAACCACGCGAAGGCGATCGAGGTCACTCGCAACCCGCACGGCAAGGTGGATGGCGTGATCGTTCAAGCGGGCCAGCAAGAAATCCGCGCGCGTGCCGGAGTGGTCATCATGGCCACAGGTGTCTGGCTGCGTGATTGGAACGGGGCCAAGAAGGGCGATGAACCCGCCTTGCACGTGCGGCCCGCCAAAGGCGTACACGTCGCTGTGCCTTGGCTGAAGGTACGCAACGATTGCACCGTCACCATTCCCGTGCCGGGCCGCAGCCGTCGCGCCACTATCACGCGCTGGGGCAATGTGTCTTATCTGGGCACGACCGACGAAGACTATGAAGGCGATCTCGATGACGTGTATTGCACGCGCCGGGAGCTGGATTTTTTGCTGGAAGGCGCACGCTCGGCGTTGAAGACCGATCTGCATGCTGAAGACGTTGTGGGCAGTATTGCCGGTTGCCGGCCGTTGGTCGGCCCGCCCGGTGGCAAGACGCTGGAGATCAAGCGCAATCACGAGATTCGCGTTGCCGAAGACGGGTTGGTGACCATCGTTGGCGGCAAGCTGACCACGTCGCGGCACATGGCTGAACAGACCATCGACGCTGCGCAGCAAGTCATCGGCCAGCGCAATCCGTGTCAGACCAAGAAGGCCTACATCCTGGGCGCGGCGGGCTATGACCCGCAGGCCATTGTGGCCTCGGGAGGCATGTCGGCGCATCTGGGTGAACGCTACGGAACCGAAGCGCGTTTTGTCAGCGACCTGATGCAAGCGTCGCCCGCTTTGCTGACGCCCATTGTTGAAGGACTGCCCTATACCGAAGCCGAAGTGCTGTATGCGGCGCGCCACGAATTGGCGGGCACCGTCGAGGACGTGTTGTCGCGCCGGATGCGTACACGTCTGATGGCGCGCGATGCCTCCGCGAATGCTGCGGCACGCGTTGGACAGATCTTGCAGGCCGAACTGGGCTTGGCGCCCAGCACCATTACGCAGCAGGTCAATGATTACCTGGCTGCCATCAAGCACGAAAAATCCGTACTCATGGGAGACAAAGAATGA